One segment of Toxoplasma gondii ME49 chromosome VI, whole genome shotgun sequence DNA contains the following:
- a CDS encoding fatty acid elongase (encoded by transcript TGME49_242380~Predicted trans-membrane domain (TMHMM2.0):70-93:126-149:174-197:203-221:230-250:270-288:292-312), with product MAPTIVDAPLIQLLADGYGQYRQFLLSQPHVGPFLEASDRALLSILDFYNPTLPQYQRVSARWPFMQPMDLVIFTLTYLTFVAGAAGIRFLSSRKQQSASSGSYEVDKPVKRGDVGPSRPSLAEKMSFILLLQIVYNIFQVVTCSYVVYKAMSVYVAEGYTIVFNKFDPSRRNMAEIVWLFYLTKVVDLLDTVFIVCRGKWAQFSFLHIYHHASILYMMWVNASVGYDGDIYFAVAANGAIHVVMYAYYLMASLNIGAARYIKPFITRMQMTQFLGMLGQGFYHICFYQDCQYPIRIGVVYLGYIVSMYALFDRFAKRTYGTKNAGKGNACQKPVRAAGTSPRGGARKAD from the exons ATGGCGCCCACAATTGTTGACGCGCCACTGATTCAGCTGTTAGCAGACGGCTACGGCCAGTACCGACAGTTCCTCCTTTCGCAACCCCATGTCGGACCTTTCTTGGAGGCGTCAGATCGAGCCCTCTTGTCTATACTGGACTTCTACAACCCTACCCTTCCACAGTACCAAAGAGTTTCCGCGCGGTGGCCGTTTATGCAGCCGATGGACTTAGTGATTTTTACACTCACGTACCTCACATTTGTTGCCGGCGCCGCAGGCATCAGGTTCTTGTCCTCTAGGAAGCAACAGAGTGCCAGCTCTGGCAGCTATGAAGTTGACAAACCAGTGAAACGAGGTGATGTGGGGCCATCACGGCCGTCTCTGGCGGAAAAGATGAGTTTTATTTTGCTCCTTCAAATCGTTTATAACATCTTCCAG gTCGTCACCTGCTCTTACGTCGTGTACAAGGCCATGTCTGTGTATGTAGCAGAGGGGTACACCATTGTATTCAACAAGTTTGACCCCTCTCGACGGAACATGGCAGAGATTGTTTGGCTTTTCTACTT AACCAAGGTGGTCGACTTGCTAGACACTGTCTTCATCGTGTGCCGAGGGAAATGGGCGCAGTTCTCATTTCTGCACATTTACCACCATGCGTCGATTTTGTACATGATGTGGGTGAACGCGAGCGTCGGCTATGACGGGGACATCTacttcgctgtcgctgccAA CGGCGCGATCCACGTGGTGATGTACGCGTACTACCTGATGGCGTCGCTGAACATCGGTGCGGCGAGGTACATCAAGCCTTTTATTACGCGAATGCAGATGACACAGTTTTTAGGAATGCTCGGCCAAGGATTTTATCACATATGCTTCTACCAAGACTGTCAGTATCCCATTCGAATTGGAGTGGTGTACTTGGGCTATATTGTTTCAATGTATGCCTTGTTCGATCGGTTCGCGAAGCGCACTTACGGCACTAAGAACGCGGGCAAGGGAAACGCATGTCAGAAGCCTGTTCGGGCGGCCGGAACGTCGCCCCGGGGAGGCGCTCGGAAAGCCGATTGA
- a CDS encoding enoyl-coa hydratase/isomerase family protein (encoded by transcript TGME49_242390), whose translation MGVRSSESTPRLDGPDGDGVFTLHLGRDENRITRSAIAELHRALDQIERSTGPAACVLCSSGKFFCNGLSITELSSESEEFLRSFQQLLKRLLGFPVPLVAAINGHAFGGGAMLACVCDYRVMRKDHGFLCVNEVLIGLPLTPGMCAVIQSKIDRSLWTSTMLRGQRWTGTEALAARIVDNVAVGDAEVLKTARRLAASVAAFGENRVVYGSIKREIYARELRALDEGNGSAAEFIEQMKGNAPAATPKL comes from the exons ATGGGTGTTAGATCTTCCGAATCCACGCCGCGGCTTGATGGTCCTGACGGCGATGGGGTATTTACTTTACATCTAGGTCGCGATGAAAACAGAATTACGCGTTCGGCTATAGCTGAACTCCATCGCGCACTTGACCAAATCG aacGGAGTACTGGTCCGGCGGCTTGCGTTCTCTGCAGCAGTGGAAAATTCTTCTGCAACGGCCTTAGCATAACCGAGTTATCATCCGAATCTGAAGAATTCCTTAGAAGTTTTCAACAAT TGCTAAAAAGGCTACTTGGGTTCCCTGTTCCCCTTGTGGCAGCAATCAACGGCCACGCG TTTGGAGGTGGAGCCATGCTGGCCTGCGTCTGCGACTACCGCGTGATGAGGAAAGACCACGGGTTTCTTTGCGTCAATGAAGTCCTCATTGGCCTGCCGTTGACACCAG GCATGTGCGCGGTCATTCAGTCTAAAATTGACAGAAGCCTGTGGACGTCAACAATGCTGCGAGGACAACGCTGGACGGGTACTGAGGCATTAGCCGCCCGCATCGTCGACAATGTGGCAGTTG GAGACGCTGAAGTACTGAAGACTGCAAGGAGGTTGGCAGCGTCGGTTGCAGCGTTTGGGGAAAATCGTGTCGTCTACGG TTCCATAAAACGTGAAATTTACGCAAGGGAACTGAGGGCCCTTGATGAAGGAAACGGATCGGCTGCTGAATTTATCGAACAGATGAAGGGAAATGCTCCGGCAGCAACGCCCAAGTTGTGA